AcactcgtgtcttttcagccattgatgtgcgcagctattctggactttatggtcccattcacttcaattcatttttttggcgttttacatatttcggaccgtgcggacgccgctgtactcgtgcgaggaaaacaacaattgtctcgggtgctaaacatggtcatggaacggcttgcttaaccagaatggtgtgtgttgtgtcatttcgaagataattaaagaaaatcttattacaatgggatttctcataggcatggttttgcatgtctcttatctcttttcatgttgactgagctatcaccgttacaagtttacaaggtgcacagcgcacatatgtatgcatacaaaaaggaagaatacatttcacagtgtaattctgcaaataattcacttcaaagttaagtgttattacataggcaccatggtcatcaatatgtgtgtaagaacaagtgaaaaaacaaatcggtcagtttgtcaaagaggagacggtagatatgcaccataatacacagtattcatcgaaatatgctcatgagttatatgctgaagaaatactgtacgcacaaatatctatttaggcctactgaattagactaatcatggcctatcagaagtgaggtaacatacacgagtgtgaaaattgtcctttgatgggccttgaacccacaacctgtggaatggtaggcatgactccatccactaagctaccacagtttcagtaaaatttgtttgaccagaaaacttcttgttgtgcacattatcacagcactaaaaaatcatataggcctacaatcatttcttcatcatacttcagacaatgaggtaatggtgcagggaaaatatattttatatgatttattgtgttaaaatgcacaacgacgacatatctttctggtcttaacatttcttatgaaactgtggtagcttagtggacgaagtcatgctgtccataccataagttgtgggttcaaggccactctgcattcaacttttactcacgtgtatgtaacctcactcctgatataggcctacattataaggcttattgggaaaataaatatttgtgccttcagtatgtcttcagcatatctttcaggagcatatagcgacacatactgtgtattatgctacatatcatccacagtgtctgctttgagaaattaatcattctcaatttgcactacttattacatatgtggtatgatctgttaacttcagagttacttattttcagaattacagaaagttctgatcattctgcacattgtaagatgaaatggtgatgacgcagtgaacatgctaagagatatgaaacctgtccaatcatgcaaatgacatcccactataataagattttattcaattttcttcaaaacaacacaacacattgcagaaattcttgtagccatcatatgtaggtctataggatgtaatggaagcatttacacattgtcagcagcgcaagcacccttttctcacagacccttgatgtgccctacagacagacttgaagtactttgtacatgggcccatctaaaacatgcagtacaatgttaagattttgtttgttaattcttaacctacaaacatggaaaagacagaggaaatGGAAGACGTTGGAAACGtcttgaatgtagcaatcccattacaatagaaacaacatgaattgtttgccaattaatgactatatgtagtagcctagcctataatgcaacctttgttatatagcctaatagtgagttaaattgaatccaaatgtctcagcgtgccctacaatatcgcccccctgtggccacattagctaatgaagataatgttgcttgagtgatatgtggcatgtgcattattgaggaaagagacgtaggctatgtgccgtcagtatttttccttcatatcattcagaagcatggtgtgatgcatactttgtactatggtgcgcatatctaccatctcctctttgacaaactgaccgatttgttttttcacttgttcttacacacatattgatggccatggtgcctatgtaataacacttaactttgaagtgaattatttgcagaattacactgtgaaatgtattcttcctttttgtatgcatacatatgtgcgctgtgcaccttgtaaacttgtaacggtgatagctcagtcaacatgaaaagagataagagtatgcaaaaccatgcctatgagaaatcccattgtgataagattttctttaattatcttcgaaatgacacaacacacaccattctggttaagcaagccgttccatgaccatgtttagcacccgagacaattgttgttttcctcgcacgagtacagcggcgtccgcacggtccgaaatatgtaaaacgccaaaaaaatgaattgaagtgaatgggaccgtaaaatccagaatagctgcgcacatcaatggcttaaAAGACACGAGTCGCTCAACTCAAACTAGATTCTAGATGGCATTGTTTACACCTGGTTATCTTCAAACCTTGGTAACCGATATCGGCATAAGCTTTGGAATATTTTGTTTATTCCTTATGTTGATAGTTACGTGGTTTTGCTCACAATGTCGCTTGTTCCTTTGGCATGCCATTTCCCTCCAGCAGGGTTGTTATTGTTGAGCAGTAAGCTTAGGCCAGAGTGAGGCCCAAAGCATGAACACAAGTACTACTTCTTCATATTACGAAGGTTGTAGCTTGAAATATGTATGATTGAATGCCTTTCAGAAACGACATGTGCGTCCTATATCCAAACTCCTCAACCCTTTGGCTCGCTGTGGAGGGTACAGCACGGCTGTGGCACTCAATTTCACGCAGACTAAACTGGAAATGCCAGCCACCAAACAGAGTACCATATCCTCCTTCTTCAGACCTGAGAGAAAGGGTAAGTTAAGAATTGAGTGAACATTTTTCATCTCTGACCCACAAAACAAGTAGAGAccggagcacactgcagcttagtttttatcattattattattattattattattattattattattattattattattattattatgtgtaaaCACCTGACTAACGTTTCAGCGTTGCTACGCCTTCTTCAGAAGAAGCTTAATAAAGTGTCCTCCAGCCTCTAATTTTCaatgtttgtcccactgtgatgcacctccAAGCTGATGGATGATACAGACAGTCCCAATTGTACATTATATAGCCTACTTGTACATAATTGCCTATGGGTGTAATTATGGTGTTGCTTTTCCTCTAGGATCTGAAAAGAAGTCAGCTTCATGTCCTGGGCGTTCAGGAGATCCATCCGTCAGAATCCCCATCAAGTCTGAGGAAACCAAACCAGGAAAAGATTTTGGATGCCAGACCACAAAACCAGTAAATGATTTTGGATGCCAGACTTCCTTCAACCACAGCATAGAACTTCATAATAGTGACATTTTCAATATGGCAGGTGATGCAATTCATGGTGAGGCATTGACTCCTCCTGAACATGAGAAAAATGTTTCCACCTCTGCCCTTAACTGCTCCAAAGAGCAGACATTCCTGCATTTGATAACCGGATACGAGTCTGAAGAGGATGTGGAAAAACCTGACGAGAAAAGGAGATCTTACGAATCCTCTTTCATGCTTGGTGCTGCAGAGAAACGGCCACTTGGCTGCCAgccgtcatcgtcatcgtcacagATGTGGTCCTGCTTGCCGGTTCCTGAAACGTTGCCTGTCACCTCTCTGGACTCTGCTACTCAGGATTCTCAGCGTCTTGGGCCCTCACATCAGAGACACATTCCAAATGAAGGACAACATTCTGTTTCTGGTTTATCTGAACTAAGTGAGGGTGAGTTTAGGGCTTGGGTTCAGAAGCGTACTGGGATCACCTCCACTCAGACaaagtcctcctcttcctcctcagtatGCTCACCAGCTAAGCGTGCTGGGAAGGAGAACTGCCCCAGCAGCACATCAGTGAGGTGGAGGGATTCGGGCTATGGTGGATCGCCGCTGAAAAACGGCAGCAGGCCCCCAACACCCAGCAGTCCGGCTGCTAAAGGCAGACCGTGGGAGAACAAGAGTCAGTCACCACTGAAACCATTTATGGAACCTGCATCACCACCACGGAAGTTGAATTCGGAAGCAGGCAGACCTGCTTCTAAACCCAAGTCATGGACAACAAAGTCACCACTGGGACCATGTCTTAAAGGTGCTCCACTACCGCTGACGCGGAAGTTGGACATGGAAACCGACAGCATGGCAGCCCTGTTCACTCAGGACTCTCAGGGTCATCGAGTGATCGCACACAGGCCTCTGCCACCCCAGCAGCGGTCCTGCTGGAGCCCTCTGAAGGACCGCACTAACACTGGTGGTAGAAGTAGTAGCAgctgtgagggaggaggaggagagggaggctggCGGGTACCATCCGACGATGGCCTGGATGAGGCCGAGTCTGAATCACAGCTGGAGGCTGAGATGCTCTTCACCCAAGACTCTCAGGGCTACCTAGTTATAAAACACTAATAAACTGAAAAAGGTTCATCAGGCCTGCTGCTAATAATTTATGAACTGTTCTGTCTTCAAGGACAGGTAAACGTTTGTACCTGACCAGTGTCAGCTACTTTACCTCTGCAGCCTTTTACCCTTTCCTGGCCTTGAAAACGAAATGGTTCATAAGTTAAGCACAGTTATAGCAATCATGTCTAGTACTTGTTTTAATGACTAGTACCTACCTTTTTATGTTGGTGTATGTCTTTTTGGAAAAGTGATCTTTCTAAAACTGTGTCAGTCAGCAATGTTTTATGGTGTCCACTTTTGAAAAAATGGTTAAGCCTTTTatatttgtgtgtactgtacactatCTATATTTTTTGTAAAGTGATATATTTTAGTATTTAAGACACTGTGTTTTACAAGCACATATGTATCACTGTCAACCGCAACCTTCAATTGCAAGCATTTTATCAGTAAGATGTAAATGCCTAATGTGAAACCGTATGTGCTTTACATAGGAATACTGATTCCCAGCAGCTTTAACGTAGTACATCCTTGTTTCTCAAATTCTTTTCACTGTAAATGCTGCTATATTCAGCAAGCCAAATGTTGAGTAATGTctgaaatatgtggcactgtgCTTTTAAGTGTTTGTTTTGTATTAAAGAAGAATTGGACAACCATAACTTATATCTGCTatttttattttgaaaataaagGGGTTGAACATATTACAATTGTTTTTGTATGTAACAAATTGATGTTTAACATGTCAATATCATGCCCTGCCCAGATGTATTCCAAACTGCCAAACACAATACAGCATTTTTGTACGTTGATGTATTACAGTGCACACATTAAggcatatatatgtatatgtaaccAGTGAAGCTCAACTTCTACCTAGGTTTCTAAGGCATTTGTTTTATATTATGACACCAAGCAAAAAACGCATAATATGTCAAAAAGAGTCATCTTAACGGCTTGTAGTCTGTCTTCATTTTATAGGAAAGTGTCTATAAACAATAAACAGTCATTTGTGCTGTTTGTGACATTTCAGTGATCTAAGTCAAGTGATCTGAGCCAGCAAAATAATTTCTTATTACATCACCTGTGTTTTATCAGGCAAGGTCATATCAGTGGTTAAATCCAGTACAGTCACAAAACGGCTTCCCTCAAATGTCTCCTAAGCCATCAATGATTTCTTGCTGGCATACTGTACAATCAAGCTCAGTCCCATTTAGGCAGTGTGTGTCCCCGCCGTGTGCCATGGTTGTTTACTGTATCAAACATACTTGTTCATTCAGCATAACAACCACAAAAGTTAGCCAGCTAACTTGTCAAGCCAACTTAAAAACACCATCAGAATTCTAACAAGTGCCCTGTCATCGACTGGATACAACTCTTTCTCGCTCCAGTAAAGTAGTGTTATGACATCCATGACatgaaattattttaaaatgacATGAAAGTCATTTAATTTGTTGTGTTCAAATTAAAAGTGTGGCAAATCCATGAATCCTACATTTTGCTTGCAAAATAAAAACTCTTCACTGTCTGTTCCATGGCACAAAATAATTTTAGAGTGGTTATcaagcactcagcaacttttgtGGTTTCCATCTTGTTTGAGGGGAAAAgtatatttgtaaaaaaaaaaaaaaaatgcacacaaaaaaattgtTCAACCAAAGGATGTATAAAAATGTGAATCAGTGCTTCAACAAAGTAATACTacacttataataataatacttctAATGGGGAAAAACTAAGATGTTTTGTAACATTTGAGGAGTGGCAAAATTGGGGCATCCTTTCATGACATTCAAGCCTTTAACTTAAAGTGCCAGATTACTAAATGATTAAAGTATAATGAGTGAGTTGGATCTGAAGAAGACATTTTACCTCCAAATTTCCCTTTTGAATATATTTAGTTTGGCTGCAAAACCCTTCTTCAGTTTCCAACCTAATGCCTACTGTACATGGGGGTTGTGTCAGCTGAGTCAGCTGAGCTGACATTTCCCTTTTACACAGTCTGTCTGGAGTGAAAGTTAAACtagttcctcctgtcctttccttttacTTTTGGTGTCTCCTTGCCTCTGGAGAAAATGAACGTAAACGGACCTAACCAGGGAAACTTTTGAGGGGCTTTCCCCTATTCAACACCCTGATTGcaaattatataataataatggccTTTGAGTTGTGCTTTTGCTGGATATAAATAAAGCTTCATTCATCAATGATGGCATGCCGTGCATCACGAGGACACAAGCAATAGGAAAGGAAGGGTGGAAGCAGTTTTGACTCGCAGCCCTGGTCTTGGACGGAGCGCTGGGATTATTGAAAGTGCAGTGAGCACGGGTAAaggaggacggaggaggaggagaggagatgattgaAGAGATGCAGAAGAGGAGTGGGATGAAGTGCAGTAGTGTCAGATCAGCCCGCCATCTCCGTAGGCTCCGTGACCAGCTTTGAGCCATCCCAGACGACGGTCTTGAACTGCTCGGGCACCGGCAGCTCTTTCTGTGGATAATAACAGCAAAGCAAGAGGATAATACTCAAGTCAAAGACAGAACCTCTTTTAGAGTTTGAAAACCGTTTTAACTGTTTAAACTGTTTCAGGTAAATAactcagaatgaaatagttccgtcgagtttactttgatctttcatttcatttcaaattgtaaagtgtttacatgacgctttcaaagcggaattaaacttaattcagaattaaagtgagttaatacTAAATTATGTGTAGATGTCTCATGTAAAAGTAGCCACTGTCTCCTTAAGCCTGGTTGCTCATCTTCATCTGGATTCCCTTTACAATATGGAATTTAATCTCAAAGGGACTTTAGCTGGTAAAAGGAAAAGTTAAGAGGTCccactaaataaaaataaaattggcCTTGGCTGTGgttcaaatggctaaggcactgtactaGTATAGCCTACGCTTGTAACCTGGGTTCGATTGCGGACTGAGGTCATTTCCCtatcctccaccatctctctttctcactcgttTCCTGTGTCCATCTcgcactgtcctgtcaataaaaggCAGAAAGTCTTGTGTGTTCCTTATAAGAGCACACTCACATAGTCATCTTCCTCTGGTATGAGGATGTTCATCTCGGAGCTCTTGGCACTGACGATCTCACAGTCCAGGGCGTCTTTACTCAGGTACACGTGGCAGCCTTCCGTCTTGTTGATGGAGATGGTAGGAACCTTACCCATCACCTAACACCAAAATATAAATTCACATGAGAACAGTACAGTGCACTCTGTCTGTTGTATCTATGAATAGATTCCTGTAATCTACATGTATAGGCTACGGTCTGAAACAGTTCTGACTTCTGGACATCTTGAGGAAATATAAGCACAACGTATAAATTGAACTGTAATGCACTATTCTGTTTACACCAGAAGCAGCTGTTTTGCTGCAATTTACTGTATCTTAAACGTTTTAGCAGTTCACATCACAGCGTCTTAATCCCTCATGACGTAACAGTAAAAACCCTGAAATAGTTTTGAAAAGCACTGAATTTTGCTTAAGGCTCATGCTTCTTGACTTTATTATAAACTCTTGGTCACCATGACATTTTGACTGCAGAAACGTACCTGGAGCTTGATGTCTTTGGAGTTGATCACTTCAACAATGCCCACAGCATTGTCAAACACCAGGCCCAGTTTCTTACAGTTGTCTGTGGAGAGTTAAATATTTAAATGATCAATTAATAGTTATATAGACATTTTAACCCTATGCTGCATGAAAGTACTTTGGATTTTTTCTGGCCTTGTCTCTGAGTCCAGTGGTGCAATCCGTGGTAGCCATTTTTATTGTCATGGGAAAAGTTATCGACTGAGAGGTCTACACAGTTTAAATTCCTTTTCGTTTGTTTAATTCCATGGCAATGCCAATGGTACGGAACAAAAAATGACCAATCAATCAACAGCCTGAATCAGTCTTCATGCTGAACCTTGACCAGTGCAGGGATGTGCACACTTTTCCCCCCTCAGCTCATGGGGACTCACCCACAGGGCCgttggcagcttttgctgggcacaggacaaagtcatctgaaagtgccccctacccaatacgtacacaatgtaatggggacccaaatcgGGGCCCTCTAtctgcctgggcccagggcaactgacccctttgcccccctgttgGCAGGCTCTCACCCATGATGATGGAGTTGACTTTGCCCTTGATCTGCAGGGTGGAGTTGTTGCAGCTGAAGACGTAGACCACCTGCTTCAGCTCCGTGTCCTCGATGACCAGGTCATGAGCCTGCTGCTGGTACTCCTGTACGtcacatacaaaacaaacacacactatcagAACTAAGTAGACGTACAAGTACAAGTAGCGCTAAATACTTGATGTAAATACATTATTGATACAAGATGTTTTATTGTTGTCATATTCGTTGCTTCATGATATCACCGGCACATACAGTAGTTGTTACGCCAATTATTCGACTGCACCCAATGAGGTAGATACCCTGTCTGGAACAATGACCCCTTAAAATAAGTGCTGTTTCATATAAGGAGCAACGTCTATGTGAGTATATGTGAATATATCTTCGTAAATAAAAACTGACAGGgatgagaatgaatgaatgaatgaatgaatgaatgaattagcaaactaatgaatgagtgaatgaatgaatgaatgaatgaatgaatgaatgaatgaatgaatgaatgaatgaatgaatgaatgaataaatgaatgaatgaatgaatgaatgaatgaatgaatgaatgagtgaatgaatgtttgactaaatgaatcaatgaatcaataaAACTTTAATACTGAATCTTGTATGCAGCTCCAAGCATGTATAATCAGTTAATGTTCCTGAATACACAAAGAGCAAACTGAGATGAGCATGACTTGACAAggttaaatgaatgaatgaatgaatgaatgaatgaatgaatgaatgaatgaatgaatgaatgaatgaatgaatgaatgaatgaacagacAAATGACTGCTTTTGTATGCATCTCTGTCCTACGCACCACTCTCCACTTCTTCCCCTCCAGCTCCAGCACGGGTGTGTGTTGTGGAGGCGGCCGCTGTGCGGGGGGCTGTGCCTGCGCCTGAGCCTGTGTCTGGGCTTGTGCCTGTGCTGCCTGGTTCTTCTTCTGCTTCCTCCTGGCGTTCTTGGACTTGGCCGGagacccctgctgctgctgctgtgtctgtgGCTGCTGTTGGGGTCCGCCCTGAGCGCGCAGGCCCGGGTTCTTGTGAGTCATCTGGTCAGCCGAAACATGCTTCAGACCTGAGGGGAGACATTGGACAAGTTCCATTTGTCAGTGGACATTTTCTGCTGTCTGATGAAGTGATTTAGAAGTAAATTGACATTGACACGACACTGGAACTCAACAGGCATATACAGGAAATTGAATATATTTCTTTACAATGGACAAGGCTTCAtccttgtgttggacattgttgccagtgttgcaactgtacactgcgcctagatgtcttgcttattatacAATGAGCCTTGTTactttattatttaatgttgcttctgttaccttgtgttggacaatgctgtcagtgttgcaactgtacactgcaccttgatgtcttttttaaatttttgctactttttaatgcatcgtcctcttctttactctgtgtaggacaatgctatcagtgttgcaactgcacactgtcccttaccctgtccttgtttaaattgctccttgtaagtcgctttgaacaaaggcatctgctaaatgctaatgtaatgtaatgtaacatggcAGCAACGGAAGCTCACTAGTGTTTCCAGCAAAACTTTAGTCAATCAAGGTGATGTGGTGGTGCTCTGTttcccccctcattgaaatgaatggtagaatgttcAAAATTATTATGTCACAAGCTGTGGTAGTGGAGTGAGGAgtgactaggtaaaggcattgtcagagaggtctcgGCTCTGACTACAAACTGTATAAACATCATTAGCCAACTTCAAAATGTATGCATATACTACAAGCATACTCACAAAGAACAAAAAGTTGTAAAGTGTGTTGTGAAATAAAATatgaaaacacatttttcaaGGTGGTCGCCtttagaagaaggagaagaaggagaaggagaagaagaagaagaagaagaagaagaagaagaagaaggagaagaagaaggagaagaagaaggagaagaagaagaagaagaagaagaagaagaagaagaagaagaagaagaagaagaagaagaagaagaagaagaagaagaagaatgtgcTGGGGGAGCGCCGTCTCACCTTTGGTGATGGCCTCCCCCTGGTTGAGCTGCGCGAACAGGGCCGAGTGCTGGGCCGAGGGAGCAGGAGCTGACGGTGTGGGCGCCTCGTCCAGGAAGACCGGAGGAGGaccagggggaggagggggaggaggagggggtgggggacatGGGGCCGATGGGGCCGATGGGGTTGATGCGCCGGGGACAGACAAAGAGGCTGGGGCCATGGGACCCTATGGGCGAGAGAGAGGCATGAGATGAGTATGAGAGAGTTCAGTTGTAAAGGTGTcaatacacagggcaactttgaAAAAACGTAATCCAactgttttacagtttttctcgattgcttacataGAATTTCTGGAATCATGTATTGAATTCTCAAAACGTGCACAAATCCAAAatctcacacacaacgggcaaaactcctcactacccctGGAAAAtgaacgtcttgtctcaaaattaTGTACTCTCttttaaaaaggcaattttgttctcaaaatgCAATCACAAGCATCATTTTACAGTAATCCACACTCatatgaaccattgaacactaatgtgCATATGGTGAAACGCTATACTTAGCTTGACTCACACAGTATATTTTACAATGAAcaatttactgtaaaatattgtgtaaccacatgaaagtgatgttgtGAGTGAgttgtattacatattttggagatcaaaaactaaacaaatgtgtgttctcactgcatccactcgtgtgttcatcaatatcacatgcaatgtgtgtccttatggggtgatgatttcagattgtaaacagctatgaagagagtttgcccatgtgatgagtaTGTATGAAGTACGGTATATAGTATGTAGAACATAcgtagtatgtactgtatgccagttgattttagtattttgaatgactgtGTGTTCCATGCgaaaaccagggattttcttcatgaaaactgtgtctaatccagagaattgtgtgtgtgtagtgttttgaaaagagtgtgttttaaaactgaaatgtgagtgtaaagaaggaattgtgcatATAGTTCAGTGACAttagttaggggagttgggaaaggTGGGTGAGgtgtaattgtgtgtgaagtaccaaaaATTGTGTGAAAACCTTTAATTCTACTGTTAATTTCCTTTGTATGTTGCTGTGTTTATTCCACTGCTATTTTTCTGACTGTTACAGCACTTTATTCTGTATGTTATGTATGAATATGTGCTtcacaaataaaacaaatacaATTTAATTATGgcaagaagggaagaagagaaaggaagacaatTTATCTTACAACTCAGCTGTCTCAATATTATGCCCTTGAGGACTGGAGTCTTCACAGATAGATAAGATatgagagagaagatgaagagaagcAACTGATTACAACTATCATTGCAGGACCAAGTACTGCGGATGCAAACCACGTGTTGCAATAAAATGTTACTTC
The Engraulis encrasicolus isolate BLACKSEA-1 chromosome 20, IST_EnEncr_1.0, whole genome shotgun sequence genome window above contains:
- the cap2 gene encoding adenylyl cyclase-associated protein 2 isoform X2, coding for MEGLVERLEQAVIRLEGVSVKLQGQGLPNGDMVNGIDGELSEWMLAYDGVLKGPVAEYLKHSRTIGDDVATHAEMVHSALQVERAFLKMANTHQEPAKTELADLLRPLSEKIQEVQSFREKNRGSALFNHLSAVSESIPALGWVAMGQKPGPYVKEMNDAAMFYTNRVLKDYKDSDARHVDWVKAYLSIWTEMQDIIKQHHATGLTWSKDGPMAPASLSVPGASTPSAPSAPCPPPPPPPPPPPGPPPVFLDEAPTPSAPAPSAQHSALFAQLNQGEAITKGLKHVSADQMTHKNPGLRAQGGPQQQPQTQQQQQGSPAKSKNARRKQKKNQAAQAQAQTQAQAQAQPPAQRPPPQHTPVLELEGKKWRVEYQQQAHDLVIEDTELKQVVYVFSCNNSTLQIKGKVNSIIMDNCKKLGLVFDNAVGIVEVINSKDIKLQVMGKVPTISINKTEGCHVYLSKDALDCEIVSAKSSEMNILIPEEDDYKELPVPEQFKTVVWDGSKLVTEPTEMAG
- the cap2 gene encoding adenylyl cyclase-associated protein 2 isoform X1, which gives rise to MEGLVERLEQAVIRLEGVSVKLQGQGLPNGDMVNGIDGELSEWMLAYDGVLKGPVAEYLKHSRTIGDDVATHAEMVHSALQVERAFLKMANTHQEPAKQTELADLLRPLSEKIQEVQSFREKNRGSALFNHLSAVSESIPALGWVAMGQKPGPYVKEMNDAAMFYTNRVLKDYKDSDARHVDWVKAYLSIWTEMQDIIKQHHATGLTWSKDGPMAPASLSVPGASTPSAPSAPCPPPPPPPPPPPGPPPVFLDEAPTPSAPAPSAQHSALFAQLNQGEAITKGLKHVSADQMTHKNPGLRAQGGPQQQPQTQQQQQGSPAKSKNARRKQKKNQAAQAQAQTQAQAQAQPPAQRPPPQHTPVLELEGKKWRVEYQQQAHDLVIEDTELKQVVYVFSCNNSTLQIKGKVNSIIMDNCKKLGLVFDNAVGIVEVINSKDIKLQVMGKVPTISINKTEGCHVYLSKDALDCEIVSAKSSEMNILIPEEDDYKELPVPEQFKTVVWDGSKLVTEPTEMAG
- the LOC134436147 gene encoding uncharacterized protein LOC134436147; translated protein: MSSHDDVWIDTAALREKKRKRHVRPISKLLNPLARCGGYSTAVALNFTQTKLEMPATKQSTISSFFRPERKGSEKKSASCPGRSGDPSVRIPIKSEETKPGKDFGCQTTKPVNDFGCQTSFNHSIELHNSDIFNMAGDAIHGEALTPPEHEKNVSTSALNCSKEQTFLHLITGYESEEDVEKPDEKRRSYESSFMLGAAEKRPLGCQPSSSSSQMWSCLPVPETLPVTSLDSATQDSQRLGPSHQRHIPNEGQHSVSGLSELSEGEFRAWVQKRTGITSTQTKSSSSSSVCSPAKRAGKENCPSSTSVRWRDSGYGGSPLKNGSRPPTPSSPAAKGRPWENKSQSPLKPFMEPASPPRKLNSEAGRPASKPKSWTTKSPLGPCLKGAPLPLTRKLDMETDSMAALFTQDSQGHRVIAHRPLPPQQRSCWSPLKDRTNTGGRSSSSCEGGGGEGGWRVPSDDGLDEAESESQLEAEMLFTQDSQGYLVIKH